TGAAACAAAGCTTGTACACTGCCAATGCTAAAGACTTGTGAACAAAATATAATCCACAGATATTGGTGAATTATACCACAAATAGTTATTGGTAAGCATTGGAAAAGTATGTGATAATATGCACTTGCTCACCTTAGGAAGTCCGTCTATGTCTCCAGACCCTtataggaaaacaataaaaagaattgtaatcAGAATATGTCATCATTCATATATATCTAGCCATaattataaagtaaatgtaatataaGATGACAACCGGGAGTCGCTTACCTAATGACCCGTTCATATGATGAGGTTCCATTCCGCCCATTCCTCCCATAGGTCCATCTGAACCAGGACCCATcgggaactaaagtaaaaacacacaaacattgcTTTTCTTTCTAGTTTTCTGAACAAACCATACTAACTGAATTGCATAAATCTCCCACATTGTCCCGATGAACTTATCCATATACTTACATTTGACCGGTTTCCGGTGGGTGGTCCTGGATTCATCATTGTGTAAATGTTGTCACTTGAATTTGTAGATTCTAAAAAAGACAGTAACTTCATAAATGTCCATAATTCTAATCCATATAGTGAGTTAGGCCATGTGTGTAAATTCAAGTACATGCATAATGACCGGAATCTACTTCTAATCTGCATGGAGAACTTGTGCAGATCAACACAAACCGAGCACATTACAAAACCTGTGTTAGTGCAATGATTGTTCTCTATTCTCCATAGAAAAGGAACAGTTCCTTCGCTGCATGTGCACCACCATCTGGGATCACCACATGTCCAGCAATGATGATAAAAATAAGTACAAGTATTAGCATCACTGCTAATCATTGACTCAATCAACAGCACCATCAGCATGACAATTATGGTGAGAATGTACAAATTAACCCATTCCTGTAATGGCATCAGATGTGAGAAACATGGTATCTACCTTTGCTGGGTTCTATTCTTGAAAATGCAATAGAGGAcgtaaaacatatatacataaaaaatatcccTGAAACAAATGTCAGGCAACTAACACTCTCCAAATATAGATTATACATATTTTACCCTAAAGACAGATGTACTTAATGTTACAAGAATAGGACTAGATTACCAGAATAAAATAACAGGTTAATTAtcatacataaaacaatttacataccTGCAGGGCTGGGCATGATTGGTGTTCCCGGAGGACCTCCACCGCCAGGAGGACCCTGTAGGAACAAACACAAGATCTGGTTTAGACTTTTACCAACAGACCAAAAGAATAATTTAAGAATCACCTAAACAATTAACTTTTGGCTTCCTTTTGGTCTAATAAATAGTCCATTTAAAGTTTTCGTTAAGATCTATCTTGATAGCTGATAACGTCTTGTACACCTTGCTGTTCTCAATTATACATTGTTCCTAGTTCTCTCTCTGGACTACATAACTCCACCCTCCTTCCCAAGATATATAAAGAGGAGTAGCACCAAATACTGGTGTTGCAACTGGTCCCTTTAGTGTCACAGACTCCCTGACTATAAAGTGTCAAGTTATCCTATATTACAGAAAGAAATATCCAACTTACTCCATATGTGCCAGGTGATGATGAAGAGTAAGGAATCTGTGAAGAAAGAACAAAGATTAGACTACCTCCAGAGACAATTAACCACAATCATTCATCCCTACTGAAACAAGGAACATGAAATGTTATACTGCATGTGTAGAGAAACCTCTGAAGCCCAATATAGCCTTATACAAAGGGATGGCAGAAGTGTGAGACTAATACACAGGGCCAGCAGTGACTTCTGTGCGGATCTAATCTTTTACACTGGACATTTACCCATTTCCCGGGCTTAGAATATTGTGAAAATTTGTAAACTATCTTACAAAAGACAAAAGAGAAAcagttatacaggtagtcccgggttacatacgagatatggactgtaggtttgttcttaagttgaattgagTTGAATTAATAAGtcggaacattattttaataaatgcaatgtttgacagatgtttgtcttaatatattattaggcagcgtggtgtcagttactgtaaaaaaatcctcactaaaagctaatcacaaagcaaaaaaaaaaaaaaaaatactttatggagcctagacattcattatcttctggagcaagctgtgctttgatatgcaaaaagaaacaactgcagagtttgtcttggtcattaaaggattaaaagaggctgcagaacagcaaaagatttcttctgcaagtcatccaAATTGCCCCCTCCACCCccgtcaagcctctgtcctgatacgtatctaggagttgtccgtatgttggatgtccttaactcgggatcTACCTGTTTGGGGAAAAGTTGCCTATTTTTACCTAAAGGCACTTATCCCAATCTGTAGGATGGTGATGACCCCAGTGTCACTCCATAGGGAAATCCCAGATTATTTTTTgtcaagagcaaaaaaaaaatgcaaattccttcaattcccccccccccaaaaactGTGTTTTGATATATAATTTGCCTAAAGCTGGCACTTACTGAATTTGCGTTATTTGGATTTGGCCATGGCCTGCCTGTTCCTGGACCCCTGAAACAATATAAGAAAGCACATTAGAATACACTTCCATGGCACCGTAATGAAAATAACCCAGAAATCCCATGTCCCACATGCTTACATGTTCATGCCGGGACCTAATGAATTGGGCGGAGGCCGCATCCCGCTTCCATAGTTCTGCAATGATAACCAAGGGTCAGACTACGGTAACGAGGGATCAACCGGAGAGAGAGGCGGGAGAGAAGAAAATGAGAGGGTTAGTGGTGCAGACTGAAGAGCCATCTAGTAACAGTACAATTATTGactaataatgcaaaaaatgcaaagagCGGCAGGATCATTATCATAATTAGTCGCAGTCTAATATGATTAACGCTCGCATTGATCTACATTTCAGATGACACGACACAGAGCGTTTACTGCCCGACCGTCAGGGAATCTGCCAGCAGTGCCGGCCCACAGAGGGATAAAAGCAGGAACCGGattcatgttattttaattattcgCCTTTCCCTGGAGGGCTCTCGTCAATCACAAGGTTAGGAGCAACAAAGCCTGCCCTACAGTGTTCCCACTTTCAAAGTGCCATATGCAGCTTTCGCAGATTTTTGATGACAGTATGACGTCCCTGTATTCTATGTTGAGGAGGTGACGTGCATTGAGGAAGActcaaagtggacctgtcacttcCAATAGGAGTGAAGGAAGtcctaaaatattcttttaaatacttTCATAGGAACAATTAGCTATTGGCAcaggtttttatttaaacttgACATTCAGTTCATGGTAGAATAAGAAGTTTAGAAATATGCAATGTAGTACTCTAGAAAACAATTTTTCTCTAggatgtataaaacaaaaaatgcatctGTAGAGCAAACACCAAGCTATATGCAGGCACAACCACAAAGCAGAATTTTTAGGTATTGGCACCCATAGAATGATTGTGCCCAAGTCAAGCTAGTGCCAGTATTGGTAAGGCAGCATGGATCGACTTCTGTGCAACAACCATGACTTCGTCAATAGGATGCTAGGTCATTCATAGTTGGAAATAAGATGGCTTTAGatttataacatttgtaaaaaagttttatttctaatTCCTAACAAATTACTGATTTTTAATTAATGCATTGGTAGTATAAAAcgtaaaaaatatttctgtaccatGACCTCACTTAGCTAAGTATATGCCAACAGTGTGACTACGTCACCAGTTTATTTGGGGGGAAACACCTGACACTAATACAAATTTGCACCATTAAGACTAGAGAAGATTCCTTTAATCAAAATACTGAGGGATCATTCTCACAGAACGGCACAGATGTAATGTAGACGGACCATGTAAAGCATTAGGCACTTAATCCCCTCCATATACTCTAATGGATTGAGGAGATTGACTGCTCATTAATGAGCCCGTTGGCAATATTTCCAATGTTAAGTAAACTCCTGCAGAGTTAATTTTAGGACTAATCtttcaaagcaaaaacaaaacaatctctCAACAACGCCCTGCAATGGCACGGAGCTATCAAATTGTACTCTATAAATCGTTAGTCCCACCACACTGAAACGAGAACATGACTGATCCAGAAGCATAGAAACAGACCAGATCTATCACAATGGGCCCGCTCACAGGTAAATAAGGTAATGTTAATATCTAACAGGCAAGAGAAATGTAGGGGAATGGAGATCTATCGTCTCACCTGAGGTCCAGGACCCATGGGGCCCATCGGTCGGGGGGGATTCATCCTTTGCATGGGTCCTCCCATGCCAGGGTGACctttaggataaaaaaataagCTATTAGGATATTCCCACAAAAGAGGGGAAAGTAGTGAATGCCAGATTTGCGACTGCTTACCTTGTCGGGTTGGGTCCATGGAGTTTGGTAATAAGGGTTGTGATCCTGGAACTCCACCAGGAGGCTGAAAACACAATACTCAAAATTATTACAGAGGTTGAAAGCAAAACAGTGATTCATGAATTAATGACAAATCTGTATAGTTAAGTATAATGTACATTAAGTTTGTTAAACATGTATATCTAAATCGATGATTTACCTGATTGGCCATCCTTATGTGCGGCCTTGGCCCTCCGCCATATCGAGGTGACATAAAAGGCTGcaataagaaaatgtgtttaattaggAATTAAGAAGAGGAGAACTTTGCAAATTAAACATACAGATTGCAAGAATCAAATAATTGGATTTTACAGATATGTCCAATATGTGGGGGAGCTGGAGAATGAAGTTACCAGATCACCATACTCCCCAAATATTCAACAATCTAGGTCTAGAATTATCTATTCTGTCAGAGTATTTTTCAAGCACTTTGTAATAATCCAGCCCAAACCTTTGGTTTAATATCAGATAGAGCAGAAAAGACTTATAAACCTTGTGGGCTTTTACTTGAATTCTGGTGCTACATTAGAAAGATTTCCACTCGATCAAGGTCCATTCACATTTATGAGCTGTGGCATGGGGTGCTAAACACGTTACAACAAACCATGGCATCACACCAGTTCTATGATTTGTATTTATGAAGATTGGCACCCAACACCATGTGCACAgcagaataaaatgcagataCTGTGAAGCCTCACTAAACAGTTATctccagcccctttaagctgggcccatcacctggaacttttcagtgaccaccctgCTGTTTTGGGGTggatactgaagagttgggtcacaatgcaggagccgtcaccccccccccacacccccaCACACAATTTcgtcccacccagcttaaagcaAAATACTACTATTAATGTGGTTGCACCAACAAGCTACAAGTGAAAATTCTACCTAAAAAGTTAAAGTTATGAGTACATCCCTTAACTTTACAAACAGCCAGGATCTGCACCTTCCACACCGGAATATACTCTGGCAATGAGATAATGCCAAGTAATAAGGCTTTGCCAACACTCTATACCTTCCCAACACCAATCCGCATGGTTCTGCCTGTATGTGGGGCAGATTTAAAATGGCAGCTCCAGGATACTATTTACACCCAGAGGGGCCAGATCCAGCCACAACCACTGGTGATTCCAGCTGAGATGTGCTTTGGCTTTATTGTGATCATAATAAAAGGTCTTATTTGGGGACTTACCTGACTGTGAggacccatcatgttggggttgtgAGGTGGTGGCTGtgcatgaggagatggctgagaTCCAGGTGGACCCTGCTAAAAAgaacacatataaatataggATTTCTGCCGTACTTAGGACTAGACACAGACCATACACTGACACTCATTTCATAAAGTAAAATCCATAAAACCGCCTAGGACTGAGGTCTTGAAAACACTGCCTGCCCTACAGGGGCAACTACTACTCTGTTGTATGATGGGAGACGTAGTTGCCACCCAGGATGGACAACATACACATccacctttgttcctttacattaCATAGCAGCTGATGGAATTATTAGTTTACACAAGGAGAATATAGCAATACCATATACACCTAATTTAGCGGCATATTGGGGAAAATAGATGATCACAAGTTTACAATCCCATTATCAGCCTGCAGCATGAGAAAAACCGACACATTGCTAGGgtgttttaccttttcattttagtgtttgcaattgttaatatgttgtttgtatttctttagaaTTGTATAATTAGATTTGTGTTCTGATATAGAGATATCAGGGGCCCAAGGTAACAGTAATCATAAAAAGACAACCACTGTGCATAGGACCATTATTTCATTCTGGGGAGGGCATAAGATAAAAAATGGGCTGGCAATGCAATGCGTGGTCAATATATTTGGCTATAGTAATAAGAACAGGCACAATGCACAACTAAAATTATAGCAATAAAATGACATGATGTGCATGCTGGGTCCTGTAGTTCCTTGGCAGCTCAAGATTCCAACAAGCCACAGCTGgccaagaggcattcttccacgCTGTGCTCAATGACGAATCGCCTCTGTCTCTAGAGGTGAACGAAGACTGATGACTGCGCTCTCCACAGACCAGACGTTGCTGTAATGCATCTCCTTAACCCTGTGAGAAGTGGAGCATCCCATG
This portion of the Pyxicephalus adspersus chromosome 8, UCB_Pads_2.0, whole genome shotgun sequence genome encodes:
- the SSBP3 gene encoding single-stranded DNA-binding protein 3 isoform X5, encoding MFAKGKGSAVPSDGQAREKLALYVYEYLLHVGAQKSAQTFLSEIRWEKNITLGEPPGFLHSWWCVFWDLYCAAPERRDTCEHSSEAKAFHDYSAAAAPSPVLGNIPPNDGMSAGPLPPGFFQQGPPGSQPSPHAQPPPHNPNMMGPHSQPFMSPRYGGGPRPHIRMANQPPGGVPGSQPLLPNSMDPTRQGHPGMGGPMQRMNPPRPMGPMGPGPQSDPWLSLQNYGSGMRPPPNSLGPGMNMGPGTGRPWPNPNNANSIPYSSSSPGTYGGPPGGGGPPGTPIMPSPAESTNSSDNIYTMMNPGPPTGNRSNFPMGPGSDGPMGGMGGMEPHHMNGSLGSGDIDGLPKYSPSMTMSV
- the SSBP3 gene encoding single-stranded DNA-binding protein 3 isoform X6, translating into MFAKGKGSAVPSDGQAREKLALYVYEYLLHVGAQKSAQTFLSEIRWEKNITLGEPPGFLHSWWCVFWDLYCAAPERRDTCEHSSEAKAFHDYSAAAAPSPVLGNIPPNDGMSAGPLPPGFFQQGPPGSQPSPHAQPPPHNPNMMGPHSQPFMSPRYGGGPRPHIRMANQPPGGVPGSQPLLPNSMDPTRQGHPGMGGPMQRMNPPRPMGPMGPGPQNYGSGMRPPPNSLGPGMNMGPGTGRPWPNPNNANSIPYSSSSPGTYGGPPGGGGPPGTPIMPSPAESTNSSDNIYTMMNPGPPTGNRSNFPMGPGSDGPMGGMGGMEPHHMNGSLGSGDIDGLPKYSPSMTMSV
- the SSBP3 gene encoding single-stranded DNA-binding protein 3 isoform X4 — its product is MFAKGKGSAVPSDGQAREKLALYVYEYLLHVGAQKSAQTFLSEIRWEKNITLGEPPGFLHSWWCVFWDLYCAAPERRDTCEHSSEAKAFHDYSAAAAPSPVLGNIPPNDGMSAGPLPPGFFQGPPGSQPSPHAQPPPHNPNMMGPHSQPFMSPRYGGGPRPHIRMANQPPGGVPGSQPLLPNSMDPTRQGHPGMGGPMQRMNPPRPMGPMGPGPQNYGSGMRPPPNSLGPGMNMGPGTGRPWPNPNNANSIPYSSSSPGTYGGPPGGGGPPGTPIMPSPAESTNSSDNIYTMMNPGPPTGNRSNFPMGPGSDGPMGGMGGMEPHHMNGSLGSGDIDGLPKNSPNNISGISNPPGTPRDDGELGGNFLHSFQNDNYSPSMTMSV
- the SSBP3 gene encoding single-stranded DNA-binding protein 3 isoform X3, producing MFAKGKGSAVPSDGQAREKLALYVYEYLLHVGAQKSAQTFLSEIRWEKNITLGEPPGFLHSWWCVFWDLYCAAPERRDTCEHSSEAKAFHDYSAAAAPSPVLGNIPPNDGMSAGPLPPGFFQQGPPGSQPSPHAQPPPHNPNMMGPHSQPFMSPRYGGGPRPHIRMANQPPGGVPGSQPLLPNSMDPTRQGHPGMGGPMQRMNPPRPMGPMGPGPQNYGSGMRPPPNSLGPGMNMGPGTGRPWPNPNNANSIPYSSSSPGTYGGPPGGGGPPGTPIMPSPAESTNSSDNIYTMMNPGPPTGNRSNFPMGPGSDGPMGGMGGMEPHHMNGSLGSGDIDGLPKNSPNNISGISNPPGTPRDDGELGGNFLHSFQNDNYSPSMTMSV
- the SSBP3 gene encoding single-stranded DNA-binding protein 3 isoform X1, giving the protein MFAKGKGSAVPSDGQAREKLALYVYEYLLHVGAQKSAQTFLSEIRWEKNITLGEPPGFLHSWWCVFWDLYCAAPERRDTCEHSSEAKAFHDYSAAAAPSPVLGNIPPNDGMSAGPLPPGFFQQGPPGSQPSPHAQPPPHNPNMMGPHSQPFMSPRYGGGPRPHIRMANQPPGGVPGSQPLLPNSMDPTRQGHPGMGGPMQRMNPPRPMGPMGPGPQSDPWLSLQNYGSGMRPPPNSLGPGMNMGPGTGRPWPNPNNANSIPYSSSSPGTYGGPPGGGGPPGTPIMPSPAESTNSSDNIYTMMNPGPPTGNRSNFPMGPGSDGPMGGMGGMEPHHMNGSLGSGDIDGLPKNSPNNISGISNPPGTPRDDGELGGNFLHSFQNDNYSPSMTMSV
- the SSBP3 gene encoding single-stranded DNA-binding protein 3 isoform X2 yields the protein MFAKGKGSAVPSDGQAREKLALYVYEYLLHVGAQKSAQTFLSEIRWEKNITLGEPPGFLHSWWCVFWDLYCAAPERRDTCEHSSEAKAFHDYSAAAAPSPVLGNIPPNDGMSAGPLPPGFFQGPPGSQPSPHAQPPPHNPNMMGPHSQPFMSPRYGGGPRPHIRMANQPPGGVPGSQPLLPNSMDPTRQGHPGMGGPMQRMNPPRPMGPMGPGPQSDPWLSLQNYGSGMRPPPNSLGPGMNMGPGTGRPWPNPNNANSIPYSSSSPGTYGGPPGGGGPPGTPIMPSPAESTNSSDNIYTMMNPGPPTGNRSNFPMGPGSDGPMGGMGGMEPHHMNGSLGSGDIDGLPKNSPNNISGISNPPGTPRDDGELGGNFLHSFQNDNYSPSMTMSV